One stretch of Nocardia mangyaensis DNA includes these proteins:
- a CDS encoding IS630 family transposase, producing MTDAQRRELVRGARAATSTQAYALRCRIVLACAEPGAFNTHVAAEVGVSAMTVRKWRNRFIEYGLAGLADEPRPGRPPSILLDQVQQVVEMTLEQVPADATHWSRSAMAGRSGLSKSTVGRIWRRFDLKPHLADGFKISTDPLFVEKVVDVVGLYHNPPEQAVVLCVDEKSQMQALDRSQPVLPMMPGMPERRTHDYARHGTTSLFAAFNIADGTVIGELHRRHRATEFKKFLVTIDKAVPHELDVHLVCDNCEDDQVPSWAGV from the coding sequence GTGACCGACGCTCAGCGTCGGGAGTTGGTGCGTGGTGCGCGAGCGGCGACGTCGACGCAGGCGTATGCGTTGCGGTGCCGGATCGTGCTGGCCTGCGCCGAGCCGGGCGCGTTCAACACCCACGTTGCCGCTGAGGTGGGTGTGTCGGCGATGACGGTGCGTAAGTGGCGGAACCGGTTCATCGAGTACGGATTGGCTGGTCTGGCCGATGAACCGCGGCCGGGCCGGCCGCCGTCCATCCTGCTCGATCAGGTGCAGCAGGTGGTCGAGATGACCCTCGAGCAGGTCCCGGCCGATGCCACGCACTGGTCGCGGTCGGCGATGGCCGGGCGGTCCGGGCTGTCGAAATCGACGGTCGGGCGGATCTGGCGGCGGTTCGACTTGAAACCCCACCTGGCCGATGGTTTCAAGATCTCCACCGACCCGTTGTTCGTGGAGAAGGTCGTCGATGTCGTTGGCTTGTACCACAATCCGCCCGAACAAGCCGTGGTTCTCTGTGTCGACGAGAAGTCTCAGATGCAGGCTCTGGACCGGTCCCAGCCGGTCTTGCCGATGATGCCCGGCATGCCCGAGCGCCGCACCCACGACTACGCCCGTCACGGCACCACCAGCCTGTTCGCCGCATTCAACATCGCCGATGGCACCGTCATCGGCGAACTCCACCGCCGCCACCGCGCCACCGAGTTCAAGAAATTCCTGGTCACCATCGACAAGGCCGTTCCTCACGAGCTGGACGTGCACCTGGTCTGCGACAACTGTGAAGATGATCAAGTGCCGTCCTGGGCTGGGGTCTGA
- a CDS encoding MaoC/PaaZ C-terminal domain-containing protein → MRTFHGIDELADAVGTRLGYSEWHTVAQAQIDTFADATGDHQWIHIDPAKATHGPWLAQAFCRALAVYAGEEAEPLHGGMGMTWEHPAHLYLERAKADQLAFGTASAHRARLAGLVEDSGS, encoded by the coding sequence ATGAGGACTTTCCACGGCATCGACGAACTCGCCGACGCTGTCGGCACCCGCCTCGGCTACTCCGAATGGCACACCGTGGCCCAGGCCCAGATCGACACTTTCGCGGACGCGACCGGCGATCACCAATGGATCCATATCGATCCGGCGAAGGCGACACACGGTCCGTGGTTGGCCCAGGCGTTTTGCAGAGCCCTCGCGGTCTACGCAGGCGAAGAGGCGGAGCCGCTACACGGCGGCATGGGCATGACCTGGGAGCATCCGGCCCACCTGTACCTCGAGCGCGCCAAAGCCGACCAGCTCGCCTTCGGCACCGCCAGTGCGCACCGGGCGCGGCTCGCCGGACTGGTCGAGGATTCGGGATCATGA
- the fgd gene encoding glucose-6-phosphate dehydrogenase (coenzyme-F420): MDIKLGFKASAEQFGPRDLVELAVAAEQHGLDSATVSDHFQPWRHNGGHAPFSLAFLVAAGERTRRIQLGTSVLTPTFRYNPAVIAQAFATMGCLYPNRIMLGVGTGEALNEIATGYRGEWPQFKERFARLRESIELMRALWTGQRTDFDGEYYQTVGASIYDVPEQGIPVYIAAGGPVMARYAGRVGDGFICTSGKGMDLYTEKLMPALSEGANKADRALDDIDRMIEIKISYDTDRELALENTRFWAPLSLTAEQKHSITDPIVMEAAADGLPIEQIAKRWIVAADPDEAVEQIKPYIDAGLNHLVFHAPGHDQQRFLNLFARDLAPRLRAL, translated from the coding sequence GTGGATATCAAACTCGGATTCAAGGCATCGGCGGAACAGTTCGGCCCGCGGGACCTGGTGGAGCTGGCGGTCGCCGCAGAGCAACACGGCCTCGACAGCGCGACGGTCTCCGATCACTTCCAGCCCTGGCGGCATAACGGCGGCCACGCGCCCTTTTCGCTAGCGTTCCTCGTCGCAGCAGGAGAGCGCACCCGGCGGATTCAACTCGGCACCTCGGTGCTGACGCCAACTTTCCGATACAACCCGGCAGTGATCGCGCAAGCGTTCGCGACCATGGGGTGCCTATACCCGAACCGCATCATGCTGGGAGTCGGCACCGGTGAGGCACTGAACGAGATCGCCACCGGCTACAGGGGCGAATGGCCGCAGTTCAAAGAGCGTTTCGCGCGGCTCCGTGAATCCATCGAACTCATGCGAGCACTGTGGACGGGCCAGCGCACAGACTTCGACGGCGAGTACTACCAGACAGTCGGCGCCTCGATCTACGACGTGCCCGAGCAAGGCATTCCGGTGTATATCGCGGCAGGCGGTCCTGTGATGGCTCGGTACGCAGGCAGAGTGGGTGACGGCTTCATCTGTACCTCGGGCAAGGGGATGGACCTCTATACCGAGAAGCTGATGCCGGCCCTCAGCGAGGGAGCGAACAAGGCGGACCGCGCGCTCGACGATATCGACCGGATGATCGAGATCAAGATCTCCTATGACACCGATCGCGAACTCGCGCTGGAAAATACGCGGTTCTGGGCACCGTTGTCGCTGACCGCAGAACAGAAGCATTCCATCACTGACCCGATCGTGATGGAGGCCGCCGCGGACGGGCTGCCGATCGAGCAGATTGCCAAACGCTGGATCGTCGCCGCCGACCCGGACGAGGCAGTGGAACAGATCAAGCCCTACATAGACGCAGGACTCAACCACCTGGTCTTCCACGCTCCCGGTCATGACCAACAACGTTTTCTGAACCTGTTCGCCCGTGATCTCGCACCCAGGCTGCGCGCGTTGTAA
- a CDS encoding transposase: MRHPHRARNHNPPPLDIHRGIYATHKTPMVQQWLAAHPRFHVHFTPTGSSWLNQVERWFGLLTQQLLRRSVHKSVAALEKDVRDWVDQQNTNPRPFVWRKTADEILDSLARYLQRISGTEH; the protein is encoded by the coding sequence ATCCGACACCCGCACCGAGCACGCAATCACAACCCACCGCCGCTTGACATCCATAGGGGCATCTACGCCACCCACAAGACCCCGATGGTCCAGCAATGGCTCGCCGCCCACCCACGGTTCCACGTGCACTTCACCCCGACCGGCTCCTCCTGGCTCAACCAGGTCGAACGCTGGTTCGGGCTCCTCACCCAGCAACTACTACGCCGCAGCGTCCACAAAAGCGTCGCTGCACTCGAGAAAGACGTCCGAGACTGGGTCGACCAGCAGAACACCAACCCACGCCCATTCGTCTGGCGCAAGACCGCCGACGAGATACTCGACTCCCTCGCACGATATCTGCAACGGATTTCAGGCACGGAACACTAG
- the gndA gene encoding NADP-dependent phosphogluconate dehydrogenase, giving the protein MTSFSVTAQIGVTGLAVMGSNIARNLARHGYTVALHNRSVAKTDALLGAHGNEGAFVRTETIEEFVGALEKPRRVLIMVKAGEATDAVIEDLAAVMEPGDIIIDGGNALYTDTIRREAAMTARGLNFVGAGISGGEEGALNGPSIMPGGPKESYESLGPLLESISAKVDGVACCTHIGPDGSGHFVKMVHNGIEYADMQLIGEAYHLLRDALGFDAGRIAEVFTDWNSGELESYLVEITAEVLQQIDTTTGKPLVDVIVDAAEQKGTGRWTVKSALDLGVPVTGIAEAVFARALSGSRAQRRAADGLASGMLAENPTDAAQFTEDVRKALYASKIVAYAQGFDQIAAGSTEYGWGLYPGDLATIWRGGCIIRASFLDRIKEAYEGNPDLPSLILAPYFREAIAEAVDSWRRVVSTAVRLGIPVPAFASSLSYYDALRAERLPAALTQAQRDFFGAHTYERTDRPGKFHTLWSGDRSELRTE; this is encoded by the coding sequence ATGACTTCCTTCAGTGTGACCGCTCAGATCGGTGTGACCGGCCTTGCCGTCATGGGCAGCAACATCGCCCGTAACCTCGCTCGCCACGGCTATACCGTGGCTTTGCACAACCGCAGCGTCGCCAAGACCGACGCGCTGCTCGGCGCTCACGGAAACGAGGGCGCGTTCGTTCGCACCGAGACCATCGAGGAATTCGTCGGCGCTTTGGAGAAGCCGCGGCGAGTGCTGATCATGGTCAAGGCGGGCGAGGCCACCGACGCGGTGATCGAGGATCTGGCCGCGGTCATGGAGCCCGGCGACATCATCATCGACGGCGGCAATGCCCTCTACACCGACACCATCCGCCGCGAGGCAGCGATGACGGCTCGAGGTCTGAACTTCGTGGGGGCGGGGATCTCCGGCGGTGAGGAGGGCGCGCTCAACGGGCCTTCCATCATGCCGGGCGGGCCGAAAGAGTCCTATGAGTCGCTGGGGCCGTTGCTGGAATCGATTTCCGCGAAGGTCGACGGCGTTGCTTGCTGCACCCATATCGGCCCGGACGGCTCCGGTCATTTCGTGAAGATGGTGCACAACGGCATCGAATACGCCGACATGCAGCTTATCGGCGAGGCCTACCACCTGCTGCGCGACGCTCTCGGCTTCGACGCCGGGCGGATTGCCGAGGTGTTCACCGACTGGAACTCCGGTGAACTGGAGAGCTACCTGGTGGAGATCACCGCGGAAGTGCTTCAGCAGATCGACACAACCACCGGCAAGCCGCTGGTCGATGTCATCGTAGACGCCGCCGAGCAGAAAGGCACCGGCAGGTGGACGGTCAAGTCCGCGCTGGACCTCGGCGTACCCGTCACCGGGATCGCGGAGGCCGTCTTCGCCCGCGCGTTGTCGGGATCGCGCGCGCAACGCAGGGCCGCCGATGGCCTGGCCTCCGGGATGCTGGCGGAGAACCCCACCGATGCAGCGCAATTCACCGAAGATGTCCGCAAGGCCCTGTACGCCTCCAAGATTGTCGCCTATGCCCAGGGCTTCGACCAGATCGCGGCCGGCAGCACCGAATACGGCTGGGGTTTGTATCCGGGTGATTTGGCCACCATTTGGCGTGGGGGTTGCATCATCCGGGCCAGCTTCCTCGACCGCATCAAAGAGGCCTACGAGGGCAACCCGGACCTGCCGAGCTTGATCCTGGCCCCCTATTTCCGCGAGGCCATCGCCGAAGCTGTGGACAGCTGGCGCCGTGTCGTCTCCACCGCTGTCCGGCTGGGGATCCCGGTGCCGGCCTTCGCTTCCTCGCTATCTTACTACGACGCTCTCCGCGCCGAACGTCTTCCCGCCGCCCTCACCCAGGCTCAGCGTGATTTTTTCGGCGCCCACACGTATGAACGCACCGACAGACCGGGCAAATTCCACACGCTGTGGAGCGGAGACCGCAGCGAACTACGCACCGAATGA
- the tal gene encoding transaldolase, which translates to MNRTLKCLADEGVSVWLDDLSRHLLRTGRLARLVRSGTVVGLTTNPTIFHDALGEDAEYEEEMQALRERGMSALAAVRALTTGDVRAACDVLAPVYEATGGRDGRVSIEVDPRWARDTERTIEEARQLWHIVDRPNAMIKIPATVEGLPAITTCLAEGISVNATLIFSVRRYHQVIDAFLTGLEKAKAAGIPLSEIGAVASFFISRVDTEVDRRLDAIATSAAAALRGRVAIANARLGYLLYENMLRDSRWLELRAAGAAPMRPLWASTGVKDPAYVDTRYVTELVAPGTVNTMPAATLDAVIAHGTVSGDRVTTNYDDAWVVFGQLAEVGIDFEEVLEQLEHEGIAKFQTSWQALIGAVERLLSGGRS; encoded by the coding sequence ATGAACCGCACACTGAAGTGTTTGGCCGACGAGGGCGTCTCGGTCTGGCTGGACGACCTGAGCAGGCACTTGTTGCGGACGGGCCGGCTGGCACGGCTCGTCCGGTCGGGCACGGTAGTCGGACTGACTACGAACCCGACGATCTTCCACGACGCACTCGGCGAAGACGCGGAATACGAGGAGGAGATGCAGGCTCTGCGTGAGCGTGGCATGTCCGCGCTCGCTGCAGTTCGCGCGTTGACCACCGGAGATGTTCGCGCGGCCTGCGACGTGCTGGCGCCCGTGTACGAAGCAACCGGGGGACGCGACGGCCGGGTATCGATCGAAGTCGACCCGCGATGGGCCCGCGATACCGAACGCACGATCGAGGAAGCTCGGCAGCTGTGGCATATCGTCGACCGGCCCAACGCGATGATCAAGATTCCCGCCACCGTGGAGGGTTTGCCGGCGATCACCACCTGCCTCGCCGAAGGGATCAGTGTCAACGCGACGTTGATCTTCTCCGTGCGGCGCTACCACCAGGTCATCGACGCATTTCTGACGGGGCTGGAAAAGGCGAAGGCCGCCGGGATCCCCCTGTCGGAGATCGGGGCTGTCGCATCGTTTTTCATCTCGCGCGTCGACACTGAGGTGGATCGGCGTCTTGACGCGATCGCGACGTCGGCTGCTGCCGCACTGCGTGGACGCGTCGCGATCGCGAATGCGCGTTTGGGGTATCTGCTGTACGAGAACATGCTGCGCGACAGTCGATGGTTGGAGCTGCGTGCGGCCGGGGCCGCACCGATGCGTCCGCTGTGGGCGTCGACCGGTGTGAAGGACCCCGCCTACGTCGACACCCGCTACGTGACCGAGCTTGTCGCGCCCGGAACGGTCAATACCATGCCGGCGGCCACTTTGGATGCGGTGATCGCGCACGGAACCGTTTCGGGCGATCGTGTCACGACCAACTACGACGATGCCTGGGTAGTCTTCGGCCAGCTCGCCGAGGTCGGGATCGATTTCGAAGAGGTACTCGAGCAGCTCGAACACGAGGGTATCGCGAAGTTTCAGACATCGTGGCAAGCGCTGATCGGGGCCGTCGAGCGGCTCCTGTCGGGGGGTCGGTCATGA
- a CDS encoding DeoR/GlpR family DNA-binding transcription regulator, which produces MLASTRRREIMHRLVTDGYVEAKALADMLGVDASTIRRDLDALERAGQAQRTHGGARPTPGATAKLPYSMKEGERLEDKAAIGEAAAARVSDGETVILDSGSTTYEIARALRHHTGLTVITNDLRIAKYIAETPGVRLLVTGGELLGSVYTLVGEHAIAFLSDYTVDWAFLGADAVDIEAGITNMNTLEVPLKRAMITAAGQSFVVADSSKFGRRALAKVAGLDEITGIITDSDLDADISRQFGHVIIPAEASNHSPPRT; this is translated from the coding sequence TTGCTCGCGAGCACCCGACGGCGCGAAATCATGCACCGCCTGGTCACCGACGGCTATGTCGAGGCCAAGGCGCTCGCTGACATGCTGGGAGTCGACGCATCGACAATCCGTCGCGACCTGGACGCCCTCGAACGAGCCGGGCAGGCACAGCGCACCCATGGCGGCGCCCGCCCGACACCCGGGGCCACCGCGAAGCTGCCCTACAGCATGAAAGAAGGCGAACGCCTCGAGGACAAAGCCGCTATCGGTGAGGCGGCCGCGGCCCGCGTGTCCGACGGTGAGACAGTGATTCTCGACAGTGGTTCCACCACCTACGAGATCGCGCGCGCACTGCGACACCACACTGGATTAACCGTGATCACCAACGATTTGCGCATCGCCAAATACATTGCCGAAACGCCGGGTGTCCGGCTGCTGGTCACCGGAGGCGAACTGCTGGGATCGGTTTACACCCTCGTCGGTGAGCACGCGATCGCGTTCCTGTCCGACTACACCGTCGACTGGGCCTTCCTGGGTGCCGACGCAGTCGACATCGAGGCCGGGATTACCAATATGAACACCCTCGAGGTGCCTCTCAAGCGGGCGATGATCACAGCTGCCGGACAATCCTTCGTCGTGGCCGACAGTTCGAAATTCGGCAGGCGTGCGCTCGCCAAGGTCGCCGGCCTCGACGAGATCACCGGCATCATCACCGATTCCGACCTCGATGCCGACATCTCCCGCCAGTTCGGCCACGTGATCATCCCCGCCGAAGCCTCCAACCACTCACCGCCCCGCACCTAA
- the pgi gene encoding glucose-6-phosphate isomerase: MRRSSQDAGLGSTGESSVSPSETFVWGELVAHHAELAATTMGELFDRDPRRGSALSAKYDGLVLDYSKNLITERTVSLLMRLARERGLATGIEAMFGGARINTTEDRAVLHTALRSPAGETVLLDGVDVVRSVHDVLGRMSHLAEEIRSGRWCGATGRPVRTVVNIGIGGSDLGPAMTYHALREFAQDGVEARFVSNVDGHDIDRVLRGLDPATTLFVISSKTFTTVETLINARTARQWLVDRLGADAVGKHFVAVSTNADEVAAFGIDPANMFEFWDWVGGRYSVPSAIGLSLMIVIGSGQFRELLAGAHSIDSHFRMAPLEDNLPVLLGLLGIWHRNFCGAQALAVLPYDQRLALLPAYLQQLDMESNGKSVDRYGRAIAVDTAPILWGAPGTNGQHAFFQLLHQGTTIVPSDFIGVLEPAHSHRAHHDLLMANLFAQTRALAFGDLGNAGERPPHRSFAGDRPSNTILLPRLTPYTLGQLIALYEHKVFVQGWIWGVNSFDQWGVELGKKLATSIHDDLESDRAPSLDSSTNALMRRYRRVRRSGMADHSTTANDEMI; this comes from the coding sequence ATGAGGAGGTCGTCTCAGGACGCCGGTCTCGGTTCGACAGGCGAGTCGTCTGTGAGCCCATCCGAAACGTTCGTGTGGGGCGAATTGGTCGCCCATCATGCGGAGTTGGCGGCGACGACAATGGGGGAGCTGTTCGATCGCGATCCTCGGCGCGGGTCCGCCCTGTCCGCAAAGTATGACGGTCTCGTACTTGATTATTCGAAGAACCTGATCACCGAACGCACCGTGAGTTTGCTGATGCGTCTGGCCCGCGAGCGTGGTCTGGCTACGGGGATCGAGGCGATGTTCGGCGGCGCGCGAATCAACACGACCGAGGATCGAGCGGTGCTGCATACCGCTCTGCGTTCTCCCGCAGGTGAGACCGTTCTGCTGGACGGTGTCGATGTGGTCCGCTCGGTGCACGACGTCCTGGGGCGGATGAGCCACCTCGCCGAGGAGATTCGGTCGGGGCGGTGGTGTGGCGCAACCGGCCGTCCGGTTCGGACAGTGGTGAACATCGGTATCGGTGGGTCCGATCTCGGACCGGCGATGACCTACCACGCGTTGCGCGAATTCGCGCAGGACGGGGTCGAGGCACGGTTCGTCTCGAACGTCGACGGTCACGACATCGACCGGGTCCTTCGTGGGCTGGACCCTGCAACGACGCTGTTCGTCATCTCGTCGAAAACGTTCACCACGGTCGAGACGTTGATCAACGCCCGCACCGCCCGACAGTGGCTGGTGGATCGACTCGGTGCCGACGCGGTGGGGAAGCATTTCGTGGCGGTATCGACCAACGCCGATGAGGTGGCTGCGTTCGGGATCGATCCGGCCAACATGTTCGAATTCTGGGACTGGGTCGGTGGACGGTATTCGGTGCCATCGGCGATCGGGCTGTCGCTCATGATCGTCATCGGCTCCGGGCAGTTCCGTGAGCTCCTGGCCGGAGCGCACAGCATCGACAGCCACTTCCGCATGGCTCCACTCGAGGACAACCTGCCCGTGTTGCTCGGCCTGCTGGGTATCTGGCATCGAAACTTCTGTGGTGCACAAGCTTTGGCAGTTCTGCCGTATGATCAACGGCTCGCCTTGCTGCCGGCCTATCTCCAGCAGCTCGACATGGAGAGCAATGGCAAGTCCGTTGATCGGTACGGACGTGCGATCGCTGTCGATACCGCGCCGATCCTCTGGGGTGCGCCGGGCACGAACGGGCAGCACGCCTTCTTCCAGCTGCTGCATCAGGGAACAACCATTGTCCCGAGCGACTTCATCGGCGTACTCGAGCCCGCTCACTCGCATCGGGCGCACCACGACCTGCTGATGGCGAACCTGTTCGCGCAAACCCGAGCTCTGGCTTTCGGCGACCTCGGTAATGCCGGTGAGCGGCCGCCTCACCGTTCGTTTGCGGGCGATCGGCCGAGCAACACGATCCTGCTTCCGCGTCTCACCCCGTACACGCTGGGGCAACTGATCGCGTTGTACGAGCACAAAGTGTTCGTGCAGGGCTGGATCTGGGGAGTGAACTCGTTCGACCAGTGGGGCGTCGAACTCGGGAAGAAACTCGCCACGAGCATCCACGACGATCTCGAATCCGATCGAGCACCCAGCTTGGACAGCTCCACCAACGCACTCATGAGGCGCTACCGGCGTGTCCGTCGATCGGGCATGGCCGATCATTCAACCACTGCTAACGACGAAATGATCTGA